The proteins below come from a single Asanoa ferruginea genomic window:
- a CDS encoding glycosyltransferase family 2 protein: protein MRVAALVVAHNSARDLPASLGSLAGLPLDRIVVADNASTDDSAAVAACYTPHVLRRANDGFGAGVNAAAASAPDADAYLLFNPDARIAPDDFATLVAALDGGFGAVAPRMRYPDGGFGVSGGSAPSMTKEWIAALRLDEAVPAGVKRRLAGSATLRRAVPMLSYLDVAPSAETRTVDWVSGFCMLVRGAAFRAVGGFDERFFLYFEDVDLCVRLRAAGWPVGAVGGSVADHRESTSTAAVGKRRVYRDGMTVYFGLHGGRTERLAARALRRFPG from the coding sequence ATGAGGGTCGCCGCGCTGGTCGTCGCGCACAACTCGGCCCGCGACCTGCCGGCAAGCCTGGGCAGCCTGGCTGGCCTGCCGCTGGACCGGATCGTGGTCGCCGACAACGCGTCCACCGACGACAGTGCCGCGGTGGCGGCGTGCTACACGCCGCACGTGCTGCGCCGGGCCAACGACGGCTTCGGCGCCGGCGTCAACGCGGCGGCCGCGAGCGCACCCGATGCCGACGCCTACCTGCTGTTCAACCCGGACGCCCGGATCGCGCCCGACGACTTCGCGACGCTGGTCGCGGCGCTCGACGGCGGTTTCGGCGCGGTGGCGCCGCGGATGCGCTACCCCGACGGCGGTTTCGGTGTGTCGGGCGGGTCGGCGCCGTCGATGACGAAGGAGTGGATCGCGGCGCTGCGCCTCGACGAGGCCGTGCCCGCGGGCGTCAAGCGGCGGCTGGCCGGGTCGGCGACACTACGCCGGGCGGTGCCGATGCTCTCCTACCTCGACGTCGCGCCGAGCGCGGAAACCCGCACGGTCGACTGGGTATCCGGGTTCTGCATGCTGGTCCGTGGCGCGGCGTTCCGCGCGGTCGGCGGCTTCGACGAGCGCTTCTTCCTCTACTTCGAAGACGTCGACCTGTGCGTCCGGCTGCGCGCGGCCGGGTGGCCGGTCGGCGCCGTCGGCGGCAGCGTCGCCGATCACCGGGAGAGCACCAGCACGGCCGCGGTCGGCAAGCGACGCGTCTACCGCGACGGCATGACCGTCTACTTCGGACTGCACGGCGGCCGGACCGAGCGGCTGGCCGCCCGCGCCCTGCGGAGGTTCCCCGGATGA
- a CDS encoding DUF1501 domain-containing protein — protein MARLPRLPRLPQRLPGPDDPLLDSMSRRRFLRASGVIGASALAAGAAGFGIGELLSTSTPASREEAKTRSKLVVVTLYGGNDGLNTVIPYADPAYYKARPELAYKPERVLPLDTALALNPMLPSLHRLWQSKRLAVVAGVGYARPDRSHFRSMDIWQTANPLRPVRTGWVGRWLDGTAAPVEAAVSFESVLPPLLVGETRSGACISVGGLTLPSGLTSGMIGALGQPQAGESALQARAAVSYADLVKMDTMVRDASSSSSSPTAEAEHLPGTATGGASSLGAQLALVARCVEAGVPTSVYSVSLGGFDTHAEERAGHEMLLRELDTALASFVDRMAASPAGQKVSVLVYSEFGRRVRANASDGTDHGTAGPVFVLGPQVAGGLYGEQPSLKDLDDGDLKWTTDFRDVLGSALATVLAAEPARYLDGYQPTLLPIFPAA, from the coding sequence ATGGCCCGCCTACCCCGCCTTCCGCGGCTACCCCAGCGGCTTCCCGGGCCGGACGACCCGTTGCTCGACTCGATGAGCCGGCGCCGCTTCCTGCGTGCGTCCGGCGTGATCGGCGCCAGCGCGCTCGCCGCCGGCGCCGCCGGCTTCGGCATCGGCGAACTGCTGTCCACGTCGACGCCGGCCAGCCGGGAGGAGGCCAAGACCCGGTCCAAGCTGGTCGTCGTCACGCTCTACGGCGGCAACGACGGGCTCAACACCGTCATCCCCTACGCCGACCCGGCCTACTACAAGGCCCGCCCGGAGCTGGCCTACAAACCGGAGCGGGTGCTGCCGCTCGACACCGCGCTGGCGCTCAACCCGATGCTGCCCAGCCTGCACCGGCTCTGGCAGAGCAAGCGGCTCGCGGTCGTCGCCGGCGTCGGCTACGCCCGGCCGGACCGCAGCCACTTCCGGTCGATGGACATCTGGCAGACCGCCAACCCGCTGCGCCCGGTCCGCACCGGGTGGGTCGGGCGCTGGCTCGACGGCACGGCCGCGCCGGTCGAGGCCGCGGTCAGCTTCGAATCGGTGTTGCCGCCCCTGCTGGTCGGCGAAACCCGCTCCGGCGCGTGCATCAGCGTCGGCGGGCTCACGCTGCCGTCCGGGCTGACCAGCGGCATGATCGGCGCACTCGGGCAACCCCAGGCCGGCGAGTCGGCCTTGCAGGCGCGTGCCGCCGTCTCCTACGCCGATCTGGTCAAGATGGACACCATGGTCCGCGACGCGTCGTCGTCGAGCAGTTCCCCGACGGCGGAGGCCGAGCACCTGCCGGGCACCGCGACCGGCGGCGCGAGCTCGCTGGGCGCGCAGCTCGCGTTGGTCGCCCGCTGCGTCGAGGCCGGCGTGCCGACCTCGGTCTACTCGGTCAGCCTCGGCGGTTTCGACACGCACGCCGAGGAGCGGGCCGGGCACGAGATGCTGCTGCGCGAGCTCGACACGGCGCTGGCGTCGTTCGTCGACCGGATGGCCGCGTCACCGGCGGGCCAGAAGGTCTCGGTCCTGGTCTACAGCGAGTTCGGTCGGCGGGTGCGGGCCAACGCCTCCGACGGCACCGACCACGGCACGGCCGGGCCGGTGTTCGTGCTCGGCCCGCAGGTGGCCGGCGGCCTTTACGGTGAGCAGCCCAGCCTCAAGGATCTCGACGACGGAGATCTGAAGTGGACGACGGATTTCCGCGACGTGCTGGGCTCGGCGCTGGCCACGGTGCTCGCCGCCGAGCCGGCCCGCTATCTCGACGGCTACCAGCCCACGCTGCTGCCGATCTTTCCCGCGGCGTGA
- a CDS encoding O-antigen ligase family protein, with the protein MPSGTSQAHVAAPAGEQADDLRAWLRDPWPPLAIGLLVATVAVGPIALLPADSPIYSGIANLRPTVHTYTVGVAAAVAVFAWRAPRAVGRALLLFAPFVVWLAALGLWAWPRSALTVSGLIAFVMGIAAFAVGAAAGRLRAPLCWALAGVAWLQLLAVGLAAVGLPLRRVEGAQALDVLGRATGLTAHPGELSKVLFFCGLAVLALPQHSRWQRWATWLTLGAVFVGVWLTQSRTVLVAVVALVAGCVLLESIAAGRWQRRQLAVVGMTAALGALSLPWLIARFASDPGGGARGHVAAVAFDAIGDHPWAGVGPNGYVDVVGETDRLTQTGVPVHNMFLLTAAETGIAGALLFWAPVCAVLVLAAVRAWRSRGADLPARVLVSATPGILLIGMTGWGLMQGPYLLLFLLVVGFFGGWLRSDDR; encoded by the coding sequence ATGCCGTCCGGCACTTCGCAGGCGCACGTCGCGGCGCCGGCCGGCGAGCAGGCCGACGACCTGCGGGCCTGGCTGCGCGATCCCTGGCCGCCACTCGCGATCGGCCTGCTCGTGGCCACTGTCGCGGTCGGCCCGATCGCGCTGTTGCCGGCCGACAGCCCGATCTACTCCGGCATCGCCAACCTGCGCCCGACCGTCCACACCTACACGGTCGGGGTGGCGGCCGCGGTCGCCGTGTTCGCCTGGCGCGCGCCCCGCGCTGTCGGCCGCGCGCTGCTGCTGTTCGCCCCCTTCGTGGTCTGGCTGGCCGCGCTCGGCCTGTGGGCCTGGCCGCGGTCCGCGCTGACCGTCTCCGGGCTGATCGCCTTCGTCATGGGCATCGCCGCGTTCGCGGTCGGCGCGGCGGCCGGCCGGCTGCGCGCACCGCTGTGCTGGGCCCTCGCCGGCGTCGCCTGGCTGCAACTGCTCGCGGTCGGGCTCGCCGCGGTCGGCCTCCCGCTGCGCCGGGTCGAGGGCGCGCAGGCCCTCGACGTGCTCGGCCGCGCGACCGGCCTGACCGCACACCCCGGCGAGCTGTCCAAAGTGCTGTTCTTCTGCGGCCTGGCGGTCCTCGCCCTGCCGCAGCACAGCCGCTGGCAACGGTGGGCGACCTGGCTGACGCTCGGCGCGGTGTTCGTCGGCGTCTGGCTCACCCAGAGCCGCACCGTGCTGGTCGCCGTGGTGGCGCTGGTCGCCGGCTGCGTGCTGCTGGAGTCGATCGCCGCCGGCCGCTGGCAGCGACGCCAACTCGCCGTGGTCGGCATGACCGCGGCCCTGGGCGCGCTGTCGTTGCCCTGGTTGATCGCTCGCTTCGCCTCGGATCCGGGCGGCGGTGCCCGCGGCCACGTCGCCGCCGTCGCGTTCGACGCGATCGGCGACCACCCGTGGGCCGGCGTCGGCCCCAACGGCTACGTCGACGTGGTCGGCGAGACCGACCGGCTCACCCAGACCGGCGTGCCCGTGCACAACATGTTCCTGCTCACCGCGGCCGAGACCGGCATCGCCGGCGCGCTGCTGTTCTGGGCGCCGGTGTGTGCGGTGCTCGTGCTGGCCGCGGTCCGGGCCTGGCGAAGTCGCGGCGCCGACCTGCCGGCGCGGGTGCTGGTCAGCGCGACCCCCGGCATCCTGCTGATCGGGATGACCGGGTGGGGCCTGATGCAGGGGCCCTACCTGCTGCTGTTCCTGCTCGTGGTGGGCTTCTTCGGCGGCTGGCTGCGCTCCGATGACCGCTGA
- a CDS encoding polysaccharide pyruvyl transferase family protein: protein MRIGIAGWFGSDNLGDELLLHALMGSARAAAPAASFVVLCPEPARVTALHGVDAIHLPTLRAKGSANRQGVVTRALRGCDLLLLGPGTVFQERSPNLPWPGTLPMFARIVAMARLAGTPVAVAGAGVREGGTVAGRRLLRVIGAGCASVGVRDARSAGYFGRSARVIGDLAYTLALPDRPAVTGDRFAVSMRPLAPAVEGPLLAALSGATGALATDGWSGAFLPMAYGRGAQGEDDAVHARALPDLADAVANPLEGGGPFGPALDDWLRRLGAHRLVLGVRLHAVLLAVAMGVPTVAIAYERKVHDAFVDLGLERYVVGTGVDAGTLHRTARAAVDDADTFAVAAKRLAEQGAVAKAFVAGVVAG, encoded by the coding sequence ATGAGGATCGGCATCGCCGGTTGGTTCGGCTCCGACAACCTCGGCGACGAACTGCTGCTGCACGCGTTGATGGGCAGCGCACGCGCGGCCGCACCCGCCGCGAGCTTCGTCGTGCTCTGCCCCGAACCGGCGCGGGTGACGGCCCTGCACGGCGTCGACGCGATCCACCTGCCGACACTGCGCGCGAAGGGCTCCGCCAACCGGCAGGGCGTGGTGACCCGCGCCCTGCGCGGGTGTGACCTGCTGCTACTCGGCCCGGGCACGGTCTTCCAGGAGCGCTCCCCCAATCTGCCGTGGCCGGGCACGCTGCCGATGTTCGCCCGGATCGTCGCGATGGCCCGGCTCGCCGGCACACCGGTCGCCGTGGCGGGTGCCGGGGTGCGCGAGGGCGGCACGGTCGCCGGCCGCCGCCTGCTCCGGGTGATCGGCGCGGGCTGCGCCTCGGTCGGGGTCCGCGACGCGCGCAGCGCCGGCTACTTCGGCCGGTCGGCACGGGTGATCGGCGACCTCGCCTACACGCTGGCCCTTCCGGACCGGCCTGCGGTCACCGGCGACCGGTTCGCGGTCTCGATGCGCCCGCTCGCCCCGGCCGTCGAAGGGCCGCTGCTGGCCGCGCTCTCGGGCGCGACCGGCGCGCTCGCCACCGACGGCTGGTCCGGGGCGTTCCTGCCGATGGCGTACGGGCGGGGCGCGCAGGGCGAGGACGACGCCGTGCACGCCCGCGCGCTGCCCGACCTCGCCGACGCGGTGGCCAACCCGCTGGAGGGTGGCGGTCCGTTCGGGCCCGCCCTCGACGACTGGCTGCGCCGGCTCGGTGCGCACCGACTGGTGCTCGGCGTGCGCCTGCACGCGGTGCTGCTCGCGGTCGCGATGGGCGTGCCGACGGTGGCGATCGCCTACGAGCGGAAGGTCCACGACGCGTTCGTCGACCTCGGCCTCGAGCGCTACGTCGTCGGCACCGGCGTCGACGCGGGCACCCTGCACCGCACGGCCCGCGCCGCCGTCGACGACGCGGACACGTTCGCGGTGGCGGCGAAGCGGCTCGCCGAGCAGGGCGCGGTCGCGAAGGCGTTCGTCGCCGGGGTGGTGGCCGGGTGA
- a CDS encoding DUF1800 domain-containing protein — MSGGVALLLRRAGFGPTAAELAAAKGAGYEATVKALFQPAAPDVGASATPIPSLPRDPYSGLTNPSAQQRARADRAREEQTAQLTRWWLDRLTAADHQAREKLIWFWHGHWATSIRKVIRPTLMLRQHRTLRESEDFRAMAHAMVRDPALIYWLDGQLNDRQAANENLGRELMELFLLGIGSYTERDVKEAGRALTGWKIEYDDVRARLSSTAHDPRRKTILGVSRAFDADSLVDFLLGRDECPRFIAARLWHRYGASEEPIPAATSAAVAAKFPDPAAMLAALFLDDAFQASAGKQVKQPVEWLVGAARQLGLRPGNWDEETLQKVLYSLDRLGQVPFAPPSVGGWPSGGSWLTPGTAQVRVGVADRLASMVQVGALTPESLAGLLGVETWTDRTYTALKGVSDVRRLLTLGLVSPEYLVT, encoded by the coding sequence ATGTCCGGCGGGGTGGCGCTTTTGTTGCGGCGCGCCGGTTTCGGCCCGACCGCAGCCGAGCTGGCCGCGGCGAAAGGCGCCGGCTACGAGGCGACGGTGAAGGCCCTGTTCCAACCGGCCGCGCCCGATGTCGGTGCGTCCGCGACCCCGATACCGTCGCTGCCCCGCGACCCCTACAGCGGGCTGACCAACCCGTCGGCGCAGCAGCGGGCGCGCGCCGACCGGGCCCGCGAGGAGCAGACCGCGCAGCTCACCCGCTGGTGGCTCGACCGGCTCACCGCCGCCGACCACCAGGCGCGGGAGAAGCTGATCTGGTTCTGGCACGGGCACTGGGCCACCTCGATCCGCAAGGTGATCCGCCCGACGCTGATGCTGCGCCAGCACCGCACGTTGCGGGAAAGCGAAGACTTCCGGGCCATGGCACACGCGATGGTCCGCGACCCGGCGCTGATCTACTGGCTCGACGGGCAGCTCAACGACCGGCAGGCGGCCAACGAAAACCTGGGCCGCGAGCTGATGGAGCTGTTCCTGCTGGGCATCGGCAGCTACACCGAGCGTGACGTCAAAGAGGCCGGCCGGGCGCTCACCGGCTGGAAGATCGAATACGACGACGTCCGGGCCCGCCTGTCGAGCACCGCGCACGACCCCCGCCGCAAGACGATCCTCGGCGTGAGCCGGGCGTTCGACGCCGACTCGCTGGTCGACTTCCTGCTCGGCCGCGACGAGTGCCCGCGGTTCATCGCGGCCCGGCTTTGGCATCGCTACGGCGCCTCCGAGGAGCCGATCCCGGCCGCGACGAGTGCGGCGGTGGCGGCGAAGTTCCCTGACCCGGCCGCGATGCTGGCCGCGCTCTTCCTCGACGACGCGTTCCAGGCCAGCGCCGGCAAGCAGGTCAAACAGCCGGTCGAGTGGCTCGTCGGCGCGGCCCGACAGCTCGGTCTGCGGCCCGGCAACTGGGACGAGGAGACGCTGCAGAAGGTGCTCTACAGCCTCGACCGCCTCGGCCAGGTGCCGTTCGCGCCGCCCAGCGTCGGGGGTTGGCCTTCCGGCGGATCGTGGCTCACGCCCGGCACCGCCCAGGTGCGGGTCGGCGTCGCCGACCGGCTCGCGAGCATGGTGCAGGTCGGCGCGCTGACGCCGGAGTCGCTGGCCGGCCTGCTCGGCGTCGAGACCTGGACCGACCGCACCTACACGGCGCTCAAGGGCGTGAGCGACGTCCGCCGGCTGCTGACGCTGGGGCTGGTCAGCCCGGAATACCTGGTGACGTGA
- a CDS encoding lipopolysaccharide biosynthesis protein: MTADTARRPSLTVASGLLGLSSIASRLTTLVVMALLARGAGAEAVGYYGLATLSASFTAAALSFGLVTHLTREAAAGQIAPDEVARLHAGRLALLGLAVLAAWPITSVAVSPALRGAFLLFFAASLLEQWNETGWVLVRGTRRAWREAAVNGGTGALLVAACAVAATRGGLTLDRAAVLVLAAAGLRSVVALLATGAWRVRPARVDVRTRLRASLPYFAADLLGLIYFRGDVFVLALFVTAAEVGSYVSAASIVGPAVQVAASMGVGALAYAARRGLAGDAAEPLTIYRFFRLAGNLAAGALFIALPLGVTILFGSAPDVVALSAVLGLFLALRFANYGLSAILLAEGRAGGRLLVLVYSIGGNLLLNLLLDGRYGSAGAAWSTVLTELIVATSMLWFIRDRGLVRPVLAGVGMVAAAAAVLVGVGRFGQTPAVLATGALLLVLAAGQALRGRGARILTPAEVR, encoded by the coding sequence ATGACCGCTGACACCGCGCGCCGCCCGTCGCTGACGGTCGCGTCCGGACTGCTCGGCCTCTCCAGCATCGCCAGCCGGCTGACCACCCTGGTGGTGATGGCGCTGCTGGCCCGCGGCGCCGGTGCCGAGGCGGTCGGCTACTACGGCCTGGCCACGCTCAGCGCCTCGTTCACCGCGGCCGCGCTCTCCTTCGGCCTGGTCACCCACCTCACCCGCGAGGCCGCCGCCGGTCAGATCGCGCCCGACGAGGTGGCCCGACTGCACGCCGGCCGGTTGGCCCTGCTCGGCCTCGCCGTGCTGGCCGCGTGGCCGATCACCAGCGTCGCCGTCTCCCCCGCCCTGCGCGGCGCGTTCCTGTTGTTCTTCGCGGCGAGCCTGCTCGAGCAGTGGAACGAGACAGGCTGGGTGCTGGTCCGCGGCACCCGCCGGGCCTGGCGGGAGGCCGCCGTCAACGGGGGTACCGGAGCCCTGCTGGTCGCCGCCTGCGCGGTCGCCGCCACCCGGGGCGGGCTCACCCTGGACCGCGCCGCCGTGCTGGTGTTGGCCGCCGCCGGGCTGCGTTCGGTGGTGGCGCTGCTGGCGACCGGCGCCTGGCGGGTCCGCCCGGCCCGGGTCGACGTGCGGACGCGGCTGCGCGCCTCGCTGCCCTACTTCGCCGCCGACCTGCTCGGGCTCATCTACTTCCGGGGCGACGTGTTCGTGCTCGCCCTGTTCGTCACCGCGGCCGAGGTCGGCTCCTACGTCTCGGCCGCCAGCATCGTCGGGCCCGCGGTGCAGGTCGCCGCCTCGATGGGCGTGGGCGCGCTGGCGTACGCGGCACGCCGGGGCCTGGCCGGCGACGCCGCCGAGCCGCTCACCATCTACCGATTCTTCCGGCTTGCCGGAAACCTCGCCGCCGGCGCGCTGTTCATCGCCCTCCCCCTCGGCGTGACCATCCTGTTCGGATCGGCGCCCGACGTCGTCGCGCTCAGCGCGGTGCTCGGCCTGTTCCTGGCGCTGCGGTTCGCCAACTACGGCCTGTCGGCGATCCTGCTCGCCGAAGGACGCGCCGGTGGCCGGCTGCTCGTGCTGGTCTACAGCATCGGCGGCAACCTGCTGCTCAACCTGCTCCTCGACGGCCGCTACGGCTCGGCCGGCGCGGCCTGGTCCACCGTGCTCACCGAGCTGATCGTGGCGACGTCGATGCTCTGGTTCATCCGCGACCGCGGCCTGGTCCGCCCGGTGCTGGCCGGTGTCGGCATGGTCGCCGCCGCGGCGGCGGTGCTGGTCGGTGTCGGCAGGTTCGGGCAGACACCGGCGGTGCTGGCGACCGGCGCTCTGCTCTTGGTGCTGGCCGCCGGGCAGGCACTGCGCGGGCGCGGTGCCCGCATCCTCACTCCCGCGGAGGTGCGATGA
- a CDS encoding glycosyltransferase — MKILFVAPWIPAGVRPRSHTILELLAEEHEVRFLGLVHDAAEVALAGKLPVADPVLVANPRWARLARSARSLVAGQSLQTGYADPRGLRAALHSTLADWRPDAVHLNVFRTAHLVEACGDTPVVIDLDEFRSEYYAQLAATGPNPLWRGLGRVEQRRMRAREDDLVDRRVPIIVSAPGDDRPGTYVVRSPCDFPRRAAEPDGSPEVLFVGRLSYEANVVGLRWFLDECWPGIRAAVPDARLTIVGSEPPASIMARAGDGVTVHADVPDVEPYYARATVAIAPIFRGTGVQLKLIQALSAGVPTVTTPTVADRAGVRDGEHVRVAQTPAGWVAAVAEVLTTPALARHLADAGREWVVAHHGRAAVRAQLAVPYSTLSGPGSRPAPSSHTLT; from the coding sequence ATGAAGATCCTGTTCGTCGCGCCCTGGATTCCGGCCGGCGTGCGGCCGCGCAGCCACACCATCCTCGAGTTGCTGGCCGAGGAGCACGAGGTGCGCTTCCTCGGCCTGGTGCACGACGCCGCCGAGGTCGCGCTCGCCGGCAAACTGCCGGTCGCCGACCCCGTGCTGGTCGCGAACCCCCGGTGGGCCCGGCTCGCCCGCAGCGCGCGGTCGCTGGTCGCCGGCCAGTCGCTACAGACCGGGTACGCGGACCCGCGGGGCCTGCGAGCGGCGCTGCACAGCACGTTGGCGGACTGGCGGCCGGACGCCGTGCACCTCAACGTGTTCCGCACCGCACACCTGGTAGAGGCGTGTGGCGACACCCCGGTGGTGATCGACCTCGACGAGTTCCGCAGTGAGTACTACGCCCAACTCGCCGCGACCGGCCCGAATCCGCTCTGGCGCGGGCTCGGCCGGGTCGAACAGCGCCGGATGCGGGCGCGCGAGGACGACCTGGTCGACCGTCGGGTGCCGATCATCGTCTCCGCGCCCGGCGACGACCGTCCCGGCACCTACGTCGTGCGCAGCCCCTGCGACTTCCCGCGCCGGGCGGCCGAGCCGGACGGTTCGCCGGAGGTGCTCTTCGTCGGGCGGCTCAGCTACGAGGCCAACGTCGTCGGGCTGCGCTGGTTCCTCGACGAGTGCTGGCCCGGCATCCGGGCGGCGGTGCCCGACGCGCGGCTGACCATCGTCGGCTCCGAGCCGCCCGCCTCGATCATGGCGCGGGCCGGCGACGGGGTCACCGTGCACGCCGACGTGCCCGACGTCGAGCCCTACTACGCCCGCGCGACGGTCGCGATCGCGCCGATCTTCCGCGGCACCGGCGTGCAGCTCAAGCTGATCCAGGCCCTGTCGGCCGGGGTGCCGACGGTGACCACGCCGACCGTCGCCGACCGGGCCGGCGTGCGCGACGGCGAACACGTGCGGGTCGCGCAGACGCCGGCCGGCTGGGTCGCCGCGGTGGCCGAGGTGCTGACCACGCCGGCGCTGGCCAGGCACCTCGCCGACGCGGGTCGCGAGTGGGTGGTCGCGCACCACGGCCGGGCCGCGGTGCGGGCCCAGCTCGCCGTGCCTTATTCCACACTGTCCGGGCCCGGTTCCCGCCCCGCCCCGTCATCGCATACATTGACGTGA
- a CDS encoding glycosyltransferase family 4 protein, whose protein sequence is MRVLLLSPFAPHLDHDHAAVDTVVKLVPRLAAKTDLFVYSPQVTRAAEHQGYTLLPGATPSGRATDRLGAKPGWLRQAWPRQATRDVIGLIARLRPDVVHAEYLQTAEVVGRVPHTVLGLHDITTDVMAESVRAASGPARAYRLAELARTRRFERAAIRAAGAVVTLSPTDRDTVAADNPRVVLAPPGIDVPAEPWRPPVPDAPPRLVFCGAMWRRANALVAAHLVERVMPLVWLAHPAAELRIVGARPSPAVTALAGPRVTVTGTVPDLAAELRASHAALVPSVLGGGVLLKVLHAMALGLPVITSPAPAAAVGGPLYVGATADELAAHVDAVLTDPPGAAIRGAAGRAHVAARFRWDDTVAGYLDAYATAAGR, encoded by the coding sequence GTGAGGGTGCTGCTGCTGTCGCCGTTCGCGCCACACCTCGACCACGACCACGCGGCCGTCGACACGGTGGTCAAGCTCGTGCCCCGGCTGGCGGCGAAGACCGACCTGTTCGTCTACTCGCCGCAGGTGACGCGGGCCGCCGAGCACCAGGGCTACACGCTGTTGCCCGGCGCGACGCCTTCGGGCCGGGCCACCGACCGGCTGGGCGCGAAGCCCGGCTGGCTGCGGCAGGCCTGGCCCCGGCAGGCCACCCGCGACGTGATCGGGCTGATCGCCCGGCTGCGGCCGGACGTGGTGCACGCCGAATACCTGCAAACCGCCGAGGTGGTCGGGCGGGTGCCGCATACCGTGCTGGGGCTGCACGACATCACCACCGACGTGATGGCCGAGTCGGTCCGGGCGGCGTCCGGCCCGGCCCGCGCCTACCGGCTGGCCGAGCTGGCCAGGACCCGGCGGTTCGAGCGCGCGGCGATCCGCGCGGCCGGCGCCGTGGTCACCCTCTCGCCCACCGACCGCGACACGGTCGCGGCCGACAACCCGCGGGTGGTGCTCGCCCCGCCCGGCATCGACGTGCCGGCTGAGCCGTGGCGCCCGCCGGTCCCGGATGCGCCGCCCCGGCTGGTGTTCTGCGGTGCGATGTGGCGGCGGGCCAACGCGCTGGTCGCCGCGCACCTGGTCGAGCGGGTCATGCCGCTGGTCTGGCTCGCCCACCCGGCGGCGGAGCTGCGGATCGTCGGGGCCCGGCCCAGCCCGGCGGTGACGGCGCTGGCCGGCCCGCGGGTGACCGTCACCGGCACCGTGCCGGACCTGGCAGCCGAACTGCGCGCCTCGCACGCCGCGCTGGTGCCATCGGTCCTGGGCGGTGGGGTCCTGCTCAAGGTGTTGCACGCGATGGCGCTCGGGCTGCCGGTGATCACCTCGCCGGCGCCGGCCGCGGCGGTCGGCGGCCCGCTCTACGTCGGCGCCACCGCGGACGAACTCGCCGCACACGTCGACGCCGTGCTCACCGATCCGCCGGGTGCCGCCATCCGGGGTGCCGCCGGGCGCGCGCACGTGGCCGCGCGGTTCCGTTGGGACGACACGGTCGCCGGCTATCTCGACGCCTACGCCACGGCGGCCGGGCGATGA
- a CDS encoding sugar transferase yields the protein MLTAPVDLALLLAPLLWTVQYWRGTLTFAALTILFFAVGGLYSARRHISILDELPILIGRLLASGAVVAIVAALRHESVYYVTGFVRGLALAAALVLAGRVVSRVLTVLARRRRWVEHNTVIVGSGPIAVELARLLRRDPRYGLRFAGHVDERPRPGGPPLLGTLDGLETAIRLAECDVLILAHPECPEATLMEILRQPAASACDLWAVPRLWGSRSQGGGMADHIGAIPVVHVRHTTLSGPRWWVKRGSDIVVAVIGLILLSPLMLVCAIAVFAEGGRGVLFRQERIGHRGHTFEVLKFRSMRPADDAESQTTWSIAGDQRVGPVGRFLRRTSLDELPQLWNILRGDMTVVGPRPERPHFVAKFSAEHPEYAMRHRVPAGLTGLAQVSGLRGDVPISDRARFDNYYIENWSLWLDAKVMLRTVGEVFRGGGR from the coding sequence ATGCTCACAGCACCCGTCGACCTCGCCCTGTTGCTGGCGCCGTTGCTCTGGACGGTCCAATACTGGCGCGGCACGCTGACCTTCGCGGCGCTGACCATCCTCTTCTTCGCGGTCGGCGGGCTCTACTCGGCCCGGCGGCACATCAGCATCCTCGACGAGCTGCCGATCCTGATCGGTCGCCTCCTGGCCAGTGGCGCGGTGGTCGCGATCGTCGCGGCACTGCGGCACGAGTCGGTCTACTACGTGACCGGCTTCGTCCGCGGGCTCGCGCTGGCGGCCGCGCTGGTGCTGGCCGGCCGGGTCGTCTCGCGGGTGCTGACCGTGCTGGCCCGGCGGCGGCGCTGGGTCGAGCACAACACGGTCATCGTCGGCAGTGGTCCGATCGCCGTCGAGCTGGCCCGCCTGTTGCGCCGCGACCCGCGCTACGGCCTGCGGTTCGCCGGCCACGTCGACGAGCGGCCCCGGCCCGGTGGGCCGCCGCTGCTCGGCACCCTCGACGGCCTGGAGACCGCGATCAGGCTCGCCGAGTGTGACGTGCTGATCCTGGCCCACCCGGAGTGTCCTGAGGCGACGCTGATGGAGATCCTGCGCCAGCCGGCCGCGTCGGCCTGCGACCTGTGGGCGGTGCCGCGGTTGTGGGGTTCGCGCTCGCAGGGCGGCGGCATGGCCGACCACATCGGCGCGATCCCGGTCGTGCACGTCCGGCACACCACGCTGTCCGGCCCGCGGTGGTGGGTCAAGCGCGGTTCCGACATCGTGGTCGCGGTGATCGGGCTGATCCTGCTCAGCCCGCTGATGCTGGTGTGCGCGATCGCGGTCTTCGCCGAGGGTGGCCGCGGAGTGCTGTTCCGGCAGGAGCGCATCGGCCACCGCGGCCACACCTTCGAAGTGCTCAAGTTCCGCTCGATGCGCCCCGCCGACGACGCCGAGTCGCAGACGACCTGGTCGATCGCGGGCGACCAACGGGTCGGCCCGGTCGGCCGCTTCCTGCGCCGCACCTCCCTCGACGAACTGCCCCAGCTCTGGAACATCCTGCGCGGCGACATGACCGTCGTCGGCCCGCGCCCGGAGCGCCCGCACTTCGTGGCCAAGTTCTCCGCGGAGCACCCGGAATACGCGATGCGCCACCGGGTCCCGGCCGGCCTGACCGGCCTGGCGCAGGTCAGCGGCCTACGCGGCGACGTGCCGATCTCCGACCGGGCCAGGTTCGACAACTACTACATCGAAAACTGGTCGCTCTGGCTCGACGCCAAGGTGATGCTCCGCACCGTCGGCGAGGTGTTCCGGGGCGGCGGTCGCTGA